The following proteins come from a genomic window of Kitasatospora cineracea:
- a CDS encoding 4'-phosphopantetheinyl transferase family protein, translating to MSADTVLLWLVTDPGPDLPLAPLLADLDPAERRRADACRHPDTRRRYVLAHAALRRLLAERLGAAPAELRWQHGPHGKPALPGGPQFNLSHSGAHALIALSPTRPVGVDIQRVLPATDTAAMAARYFPPAEAQLLRATPDPTHRAELFARLWARKEALVKAHGGRLVQGLRVPLEGPLAPEDTWSLPYHLTDTPAPPHHHAAVALADPTPFQVTARPWPVPS from the coding sequence GTGAGCGCCGACACCGTCCTGCTCTGGCTGGTGACCGACCCCGGGCCGGACCTCCCCCTCGCGCCCCTGCTCGCCGACCTCGACCCGGCCGAACGGCGCCGCGCCGACGCCTGCCGCCACCCCGACACCCGCCGCCGCTACGTCCTCGCCCACGCCGCCCTCCGCCGCCTGCTGGCCGAACGGCTCGGCGCCGCACCCGCCGAACTCCGCTGGCAGCACGGCCCGCACGGCAAACCCGCCCTCCCCGGCGGGCCCCAGTTCAACCTCTCCCACTCCGGCGCCCACGCCCTGATCGCCCTCTCCCCCACCCGCCCGGTCGGCGTCGACATCCAGCGCGTCCTGCCCGCCACCGACACCGCCGCCATGGCCGCCCGCTACTTCCCGCCCGCCGAGGCCCAGCTCCTGCGCGCCACTCCCGACCCCACCCACCGCGCCGAACTCTTCGCCCGCCTCTGGGCCCGCAAGGAAGCCCTGGTCAAGGCCCACGGCGGCCGCCTGGTCCAGGGCCTGCGCGTCCCCCTCGAAGGCCCCCTCGCCCCCGAAGACACCTGGTCCCTCCCCTACCACCTCACCGACACCCCCGCCCCGCCCCACCACCACGCCGCCGTAGCCCTCGCCGACCCCACCCCCTTCCAGGTCACCGCCCGCCCCTGGCCCGTCCCCTCCTGA
- a CDS encoding alpha-hydroxy acid oxidase codes for MTAPLPDPPPAPLRLADYRTAAYRRLPSPVRDFVEGGAGGERALAANRQAFERVTLRPRVLVDVSVCDTATELLGAPLATPVGVAPTAYHRLLHPEGELATARGAGRAGALYVVSLFASSPLEAIAAAATGPCWLQLYWLRRREVLADLAGRAAAAGYRALVLTVDAPYLGRRHRDARNGFAVPPDVRAVNLDPSLMASAHRSAPGRSALAVHTAEAVDPSVTWADLAWLRGRSTLPLVLKGILTAEDARRAVAHGADAVVVSNHGGRQLDTAPAALDALPEVVAAVGAACPVLFDGGVRSGADAFAALALGARAVLLGRPVLWGLAAGGADGVAGVLDLATEELSHTMALTGRPALPSLDRTAATLAPPR; via the coding sequence ATGACCGCCCCGCTGCCCGACCCGCCGCCCGCCCCGCTCCGCCTGGCCGACTACCGCACCGCCGCGTACCGCCGACTCCCGTCCCCCGTCCGCGACTTCGTCGAGGGCGGGGCGGGCGGGGAACGGGCGCTGGCGGCGAACCGGCAGGCGTTCGAACGGGTGACGCTGCGGCCCCGGGTGCTGGTGGACGTCTCGGTGTGCGACACCGCGACGGAGCTGCTCGGCGCCCCGCTGGCCACCCCGGTGGGCGTCGCCCCCACCGCGTACCACCGGCTGCTGCACCCGGAGGGCGAGCTCGCCACCGCCCGCGGGGCCGGGCGGGCCGGGGCGCTGTACGTGGTGAGCCTGTTCGCCTCCAGTCCGCTGGAGGCGATCGCCGCCGCGGCCACCGGGCCGTGCTGGCTGCAGCTGTACTGGCTGCGCCGCCGCGAGGTGCTGGCGGACCTGGCCGGACGGGCCGCCGCGGCCGGCTACCGGGCCCTGGTGCTGACCGTGGACGCCCCGTACCTGGGCCGCCGCCACCGCGACGCCCGCAACGGTTTCGCCGTCCCGCCGGACGTCCGCGCCGTCAACCTGGACCCGTCGCTGATGGCCTCCGCCCACCGCTCCGCCCCCGGCCGCTCCGCGCTCGCCGTGCACACGGCCGAGGCCGTCGACCCGTCGGTGACCTGGGCCGACCTGGCCTGGCTGCGCGGGCGCAGCACGCTGCCGCTGGTCCTCAAGGGCATCCTGACCGCCGAGGACGCCCGCCGCGCCGTGGCCCACGGGGCGGACGCGGTGGTCGTCTCCAACCACGGCGGCCGGCAGCTCGACACCGCCCCGGCCGCCCTGGACGCCCTCCCGGAGGTGGTGGCCGCGGTCGGCGCCGCCTGCCCGGTCCTGTTCGACGGCGGGGTGCGCAGCGGTGCGGACGCGTTCGCCGCCCTGGCGCTCGGCGCGCGGGCGGTGCTGCTCGGCCGTCCGGTGCTGTGGGGCCTGGCGGCCGGTGGCGCGGACGGCGTCGCGGGCGTGCTGGACCTGGCCACCGAGGAGCTCTCCCACACCATGGCCCTCACCGGCCGCCCCGCCCTCCCGTCCCTGGACCGCACCGCCGCGACCCTCGCCCCGCCCCGGTGA
- a CDS encoding phosphopantetheine-binding protein produces the protein MTSPVPSPQLVDAICALLPVVLKREVTGADADTALLDALGLNSTTGLELVLELEERLGLEISVEDLGRDDFTTVGSLAAYVAGNLLADA, from the coding sequence ATGACCTCCCCCGTCCCCTCCCCCCAACTGGTCGACGCGATCTGCGCGTTGCTGCCGGTCGTGCTCAAGCGCGAGGTGACCGGCGCGGACGCCGACACCGCGCTGCTGGACGCCCTCGGGCTGAACTCCACCACCGGCCTGGAACTCGTCCTGGAACTCGAGGAGCGCCTCGGCCTGGAGATCAGCGTGGAGGACCTGGGCCGGGACGACTTCACCACCGTCGGCTCGCTCGCCGCCTACGTCGCGGGCAACCTGCTGGCGGACGCGTGA
- a CDS encoding 3-oxoacyl-[acyl-carrier-protein] synthase III C-terminal domain-containing protein, which yields MTSLLAVSDHLPSGRVPIEALAGEYGLTPMELRIFRRYHGLGEVARDPGGSLLDLLRGAAAGLAALRGREHRVRYVLHARSFPTVVPFPHDPVRELCAELGLDEGVPVFSVGHHACASGLLAIDAAGRLLAADGDPDALALVLAGEKAFTPEAGMVPGSSFFGEGAGACLVSPVGGRDRVLAYAADLRGEFDTDAEEQALEFQRIYGEALAATVLAAVERAGLALEAVTAVLPHNVNRAAWHQVCRLLGYPRERVVLDNVPAVGHVFCADHFVNHRTARQRGLLRRGEPYVLAAAGAGRGATFAAMVLQH from the coding sequence GTGACGTCGCTGTTGGCCGTCTCCGACCACCTGCCGTCCGGCCGGGTCCCGATCGAGGCGCTGGCCGGGGAGTACGGGCTGACGCCGATGGAGCTGCGGATCTTCCGCCGCTACCACGGGCTGGGCGAGGTCGCCCGGGACCCGGGCGGCAGCCTGCTGGACCTGCTGCGCGGCGCGGCGGCCGGGCTGGCGGCGCTGCGCGGCCGGGAGCACCGGGTGCGGTACGTGCTGCACGCCCGCTCGTTCCCGACCGTCGTCCCGTTCCCGCACGACCCGGTGCGGGAGCTGTGTGCGGAGCTGGGCCTGGACGAGGGGGTGCCGGTCTTCTCGGTCGGCCACCACGCCTGCGCCTCGGGCCTGTTGGCGATCGACGCGGCGGGCCGGCTGCTGGCCGCCGACGGCGATCCGGACGCGCTGGCGCTGGTGCTGGCCGGGGAGAAGGCGTTCACCCCGGAGGCGGGGATGGTGCCGGGCAGCTCGTTCTTCGGCGAGGGTGCCGGGGCCTGCCTGGTCTCCCCGGTGGGCGGGCGGGACCGGGTGCTGGCGTACGCGGCCGACCTGCGCGGCGAGTTCGACACCGACGCCGAGGAGCAGGCCCTGGAGTTCCAGCGGATCTACGGCGAGGCGCTGGCGGCGACGGTGCTGGCCGCCGTCGAGCGGGCCGGGCTGGCGCTGGAGGCGGTCACGGCCGTCCTGCCGCACAACGTCAACCGGGCGGCCTGGCACCAGGTCTGCCGTCTCCTCGGCTACCCGCGCGAGCGGGTGGTGCTCGACAACGTGCCGGCGGTCGGGCACGTCTTCTGCGCCGACCACTTCGTCAACCACCGCACCGCCCGGCAGCGCGGCCTGCTGCGCCGGGGCGAGCCGTACGTCCTGGCCGCGGCGGGCGCCGGGCGCGGCGCGACGTTCGCCGCCATGGTCCTCCAGCACTGA
- a CDS encoding condensation domain-containing protein gives MTGSDPVVGPGPTIGPGPGPGLAIGPGPDPGLAIGPGPAERIEVPFAGEGAGVGELSWGMWEIWHAMVAQRNSLPIGGTAALPAGSTVESVAAELRYLMGRFPSMRTRLRFGPDGHPTQQLSASGRIALELYDAPAGTDPAGLAEQVELAYRERPFDYAGEWPVRMAVVRSGGRPTHLVSVMNHLVADAAGGTIMLREVRERASGPVSGLQQLEQAAWQGSPAGQQQNARALRHWERILRTVPARRFAPSTDPREPRHWTGEFRSPALPLALPLVAARTGGDTRAALLGLYALALRRIGAAQPVVLRPVVNNRFRSAIGGTVCMAAQAGIAVLDLGDGSVPAAVAAARGATLAAYKHAYFHPERLNELIARVAAERGEDLDVQCFFNDRTTGLPAADTPPPTAPALRAARARSTFRWTRRTDLPGRILQAQFEDAPEGLLMEVLTDTRHVSPADAEALARTVEELAVEAALAFLAADAEADSGTNAGTNAGTDAEAESGADAGADAGTGVDAAAGSGAVRAGVPR, from the coding sequence ATGACCGGCAGCGACCCCGTGGTCGGCCCCGGCCCCACGATCGGACCCGGCCCCGGACCCGGCCTCGCGATCGGCCCCGGCCCCGACCCCGGCCTCGCGATCGGACCCGGACCCGCCGAGCGGATCGAGGTGCCCTTCGCCGGGGAGGGCGCGGGCGTCGGCGAACTCTCCTGGGGCATGTGGGAGATCTGGCACGCGATGGTCGCGCAGCGCAACTCGCTGCCGATCGGCGGGACGGCCGCCCTCCCGGCGGGCAGCACCGTCGAGTCGGTGGCGGCCGAGCTGCGCTACCTGATGGGCCGGTTCCCGTCGATGCGCACCCGGCTGCGGTTCGGCCCGGACGGGCACCCGACGCAGCAGCTGTCCGCCTCCGGCCGAATCGCCCTGGAGCTGTACGACGCACCCGCCGGGACCGACCCGGCCGGGCTCGCGGAACAGGTCGAACTCGCCTACCGGGAACGGCCGTTCGACTACGCCGGGGAGTGGCCGGTGCGGATGGCGGTGGTGCGTTCCGGCGGCCGCCCGACCCACCTGGTCAGCGTGATGAACCACCTGGTCGCGGACGCGGCGGGCGGAACAATCATGCTCCGCGAGGTGCGCGAGCGGGCGAGCGGCCCGGTCAGCGGACTGCAGCAGCTGGAACAGGCGGCCTGGCAGGGCTCGCCGGCCGGGCAGCAGCAGAACGCCCGGGCGCTGCGCCACTGGGAGCGGATCCTGCGCACCGTCCCGGCCCGGCGCTTCGCGCCCTCCACCGACCCGCGCGAACCCCGCCACTGGACCGGCGAGTTCCGCTCCCCCGCCCTCCCGCTGGCGCTGCCGCTGGTGGCCGCCCGCACCGGCGGCGACACCCGCGCCGCCCTGCTGGGCCTGTACGCCCTGGCGCTGCGCCGGATCGGCGCGGCGCAGCCGGTGGTGCTCCGCCCGGTGGTCAACAACCGCTTCCGCTCGGCGATCGGCGGGACGGTCTGCATGGCCGCGCAGGCCGGCATCGCCGTCCTCGACCTGGGCGACGGCAGCGTCCCGGCCGCCGTCGCGGCGGCCCGGGGCGCGACCCTGGCCGCGTACAAGCACGCCTACTTCCACCCGGAGCGCCTGAACGAACTGATCGCCCGGGTCGCGGCGGAACGCGGCGAGGACCTGGACGTCCAGTGCTTCTTCAACGACCGCACCACCGGCCTCCCGGCCGCCGACACCCCGCCGCCCACCGCCCCGGCCCTGCGGGCCGCCCGGGCCCGCAGCACCTTCCGCTGGACCCGGCGCACGGACCTGCCGGGACGCATCCTGCAGGCCCAGTTCGAGGACGCCCCGGAGGGCCTGCTGATGGAAGTCCTGACCGACACCCGGCACGTCTCCCCCGCCGACGCGGAGGCGCTGGCGCGCACGGTGGAGGAACTCGCGGTCGAGGCGGCGCTGGCGTTCCTGGCGGCGGACGCCGAAGCGGACTCCGGAACGAACGCCGGAACGAACGCCGGCACGGACGCCGAAGCAGAGAGCGGCGCGGACGCCGGCGCGGACGCCGGAACAGGTGTGGACGCGGCCGCGGGTTCCGGTGCCGTGCGGGCTGGGGTGCCGCGGTGA
- a CDS encoding class I adenylate-forming enzyme family protein → MRDTGIRARLAADPGLGTGNVLTSLLAHGADPDGPGAAFDVPVDGFPAGHGLTLGQLHERVAARAAWWHGRGIGPRDPVALYVSGSADCLLNFLALAWLGAVPALLNRHLPGDVAAGYLRRLRAVALLTDAEHRERLAGEDPGVALHEDAGGPGGGDPAAAPAPYRHHPEDPVVITHSSGTTRLPAAVVHSHASLFAAVKLFRLAAPRARGTERILSALPTAHAAGVSTLNLALCHRSEVLFLSGQDGEQVLSAIERWEPTGVFGFAATWAQLARHDLTQRRLSSVALWFNTGDCAHEPHVRRLVAAGSRVTVTREGVRRVPGSHFVDGLGSTEMGHSAFHLTHGPDTGRYGRCVGVPHGFAEVALLDPATGREVPVGEVGHLALRAPTLAPGYWNDSAATYRNRLDGYYLTGDLLYRDEEGYYFHVDRAVDAVDLGGGEWLYTALSEERVLTACPDVLDCTVVSLRTEPAGGGAGGGSVVTDVLLALRPDADPSVDRAPAVRAALTPAAAATLRAVLVIGEEELILGPTGKVRKFLMRQRHRAATVVAS, encoded by the coding sequence GTGAGGGACACCGGAATCAGGGCGCGGCTGGCCGCCGACCCGGGGCTCGGCACGGGCAACGTGCTGACCTCGCTGCTGGCGCACGGCGCGGACCCGGACGGGCCGGGCGCGGCGTTCGACGTGCCGGTCGACGGCTTCCCGGCCGGGCACGGGCTGACGCTCGGGCAGTTGCACGAGCGGGTGGCGGCCCGGGCGGCGTGGTGGCACGGGCGCGGGATCGGGCCGCGCGACCCGGTGGCGCTGTACGTGTCGGGGTCGGCGGACTGCCTGCTGAACTTCCTGGCACTGGCCTGGCTGGGCGCCGTCCCGGCGCTGCTGAACCGGCACCTGCCGGGCGACGTGGCGGCCGGGTACCTGCGCCGGCTGCGGGCGGTGGCGCTGCTGACGGACGCCGAGCACCGGGAGCGGCTGGCGGGCGAGGACCCGGGCGTTGCCCTGCACGAGGACGCCGGCGGGCCGGGCGGCGGCGACCCGGCGGCGGCGCCCGCCCCGTACCGGCACCACCCGGAGGACCCGGTGGTGATCACGCACTCCTCGGGGACCACCCGGCTGCCCGCGGCGGTGGTGCACTCGCACGCCAGCCTGTTCGCGGCGGTGAAGCTGTTCCGGCTGGCGGCGCCGCGCGCCCGGGGCACCGAGCGGATCCTCAGCGCGCTGCCGACCGCGCACGCGGCGGGCGTCTCGACGCTGAACCTGGCGCTGTGCCACCGCAGCGAGGTGCTGTTCCTGTCCGGGCAGGACGGCGAGCAGGTGCTGTCGGCGATCGAGCGCTGGGAGCCGACCGGCGTGTTCGGCTTCGCCGCGACCTGGGCGCAGCTGGCCCGGCACGACCTGACGCAGCGCCGGCTCTCTTCCGTCGCGCTCTGGTTCAACACCGGTGACTGCGCGCACGAGCCGCACGTGCGCCGCCTGGTGGCGGCCGGTTCGCGGGTGACGGTGACCCGGGAAGGGGTGCGGCGGGTGCCGGGCTCGCACTTCGTGGACGGGCTGGGCTCCACCGAGATGGGCCACTCCGCGTTCCACCTCACCCACGGTCCGGACACCGGGCGCTACGGGCGCTGCGTCGGCGTCCCGCACGGCTTCGCCGAGGTGGCGCTGCTCGACCCGGCCACCGGCCGGGAGGTCCCGGTCGGCGAGGTCGGCCACCTGGCGCTGCGGGCCCCGACGCTGGCCCCGGGCTACTGGAACGACTCGGCGGCCACCTACCGCAACCGGCTGGACGGCTACTACCTGACCGGCGACCTGCTGTACCGGGACGAGGAGGGCTACTACTTCCACGTGGACCGGGCGGTGGACGCCGTCGACCTGGGCGGCGGCGAGTGGCTGTACACGGCGCTGAGCGAGGAACGGGTCCTGACGGCCTGCCCGGACGTGCTGGACTGCACGGTGGTGTCGCTGCGGACGGAACCGGCGGGCGGCGGCGCCGGAGGCGGGTCCGTGGTGACGGACGTGCTGCTGGCGCTGCGCCCGGACGCCGACCCGTCCGTCGACCGGGCCCCGGCGGTGCGGGCGGCGCTGACGCCCGCGGCAGCGGCGACGCTGCGCGCGGTGCTGGTGATCGGCGAGGAGGAGCTGATCCTCGGGCCGACCGGCAAGGTCCGCAAGTTCCTGATGCGGCAGCGGCACCGGGCCGCGACGGTGGTGGCCTCATGA
- a CDS encoding alpha-ketoacid dehydrogenase subunit beta, with amino-acid sequence MPKLSYLKALNRALGDEMARDGSVCVFGEDVRVAVSYVTAGLVRRFGPERVLDTPISEQAFTSFATGAALAGVRPLVEFQIPSLLFLAFEQIANQAHKLSLMSGGRLRVPVTYLLPGSGSRESWAGQHSDHPYGLFAHVGVKTVVPATPTDAYGLLLSALRDDDPVVVFAPSGALGVREDVDFAALGPVPLGLGRVHRAGTDVTVVAVGHLVHEALAVAEELAGRVSVEVFDPRTLHPLDRAGLAASLRRTGRLVVLDDSNRSCGFAAEVLATAAEGPRLRAAPRRVTRPEGAVLPFAPALDRACQPGRAQLLAAIGEVTGVLVGEVTGVPGEGGGT; translated from the coding sequence GTGCCGAAGCTGTCGTACCTGAAGGCGTTGAACCGGGCGCTGGGCGACGAGATGGCGCGCGACGGGTCGGTGTGCGTGTTCGGCGAGGACGTCCGGGTGGCGGTGTCGTACGTGACGGCGGGGCTGGTGCGGCGGTTCGGGCCGGAGCGGGTGCTGGACACGCCGATCTCGGAGCAGGCGTTCACCTCGTTCGCCACCGGCGCGGCGCTGGCCGGGGTGCGGCCGCTGGTGGAGTTCCAGATCCCGTCGCTGCTGTTCCTGGCGTTCGAGCAGATCGCCAACCAGGCGCACAAGCTCTCGCTGATGTCGGGCGGCCGGCTGCGGGTGCCGGTGACGTACCTGCTGCCGGGTTCGGGCTCGCGGGAGTCCTGGGCGGGGCAGCACTCGGACCACCCGTACGGCCTGTTCGCGCACGTCGGGGTGAAGACGGTGGTGCCGGCCACGCCGACGGACGCGTACGGGCTGCTGCTGTCGGCGCTGCGGGACGACGACCCGGTGGTGGTGTTCGCCCCGTCGGGGGCGCTGGGGGTGCGGGAGGACGTGGACTTCGCGGCGCTGGGTCCGGTGCCGCTGGGCCTGGGCCGGGTGCACCGGGCGGGCACCGACGTGACGGTGGTGGCGGTCGGCCACCTGGTGCACGAGGCGCTGGCGGTGGCCGAGGAGCTGGCGGGCCGGGTCTCGGTGGAGGTGTTCGACCCGCGCACCCTGCACCCGCTGGACCGGGCGGGCCTGGCGGCCTCGCTGCGGCGGACCGGGCGGCTGGTGGTGCTGGACGACTCGAACCGCTCCTGCGGGTTCGCCGCGGAGGTGCTGGCGACGGCCGCCGAGGGGCCGCGGCTGCGGGCCGCGCCGCGCCGGGTGACCCGCCCGGAGGGGGCGGTGCTGCCGTTCGCCCCGGCGCTGGACCGGGCCTGCCAACCGGGCCGGGCGCAGTTGCTGGCGGCGATCGGGGAGGTGACGGGCGTGCTCGTCGGGGAGGTGACGGGCGTGCCCGGGGAGGGCGGCGGGACGTGA
- a CDS encoding thiamine pyrophosphate-dependent dehydrogenase E1 component subunit alpha, translated as MTADAGLYRTVALIRGFERRAVELVRAGVVPGGIHPCTGQEAVAAGTCAALRPDDLIASTHRGHGHVLAKGADPARMMAELAGREAGLNRGRGGSMHAADFALGVLGANAMVGAAVPIAAGAAWALRRAGSDRVAVAYFGDGAVSQGVVLEAFNLAALWRAPVVLVCENNGFATSTRTADAVAGSVLGRAAAFGIPALAVDGTDPRAVLAATAEAVARARAGGGPTLLECAVYRFDAHHTWEHAARPGYRSPEEEAAGRARDPLEVQGARIPAAVRAAIDAELDELLDAAVEFARAAPHPDPASALAYLYATEVG; from the coding sequence ATGACTGCTGACGCCGGCCTGTACCGGACGGTGGCGCTGATCCGGGGTTTCGAGCGGCGGGCGGTGGAGCTGGTCCGGGCGGGGGTGGTGCCGGGCGGCATCCACCCGTGCACGGGGCAGGAGGCGGTCGCGGCGGGCACCTGTGCGGCGCTGCGGCCGGACGACCTGATCGCCTCCACCCACCGCGGGCACGGGCACGTGCTGGCGAAGGGTGCGGACCCGGCGCGGATGATGGCCGAACTGGCGGGCCGGGAGGCGGGGTTGAACCGGGGCCGGGGCGGGTCGATGCACGCGGCGGACTTCGCGCTGGGCGTGCTGGGCGCGAACGCGATGGTGGGCGCGGCGGTACCGATCGCGGCGGGCGCGGCCTGGGCGCTGCGCCGGGCGGGCTCGGACCGGGTGGCGGTGGCGTACTTCGGGGACGGCGCGGTGAGCCAGGGCGTGGTGCTGGAGGCGTTCAACCTGGCGGCGCTGTGGCGGGCACCGGTGGTGCTGGTGTGCGAGAACAACGGGTTCGCCACCTCGACCCGGACGGCGGACGCGGTGGCGGGCAGCGTGCTGGGCCGGGCGGCGGCGTTCGGCATCCCGGCGCTGGCGGTGGACGGGACGGATCCGCGGGCGGTGCTGGCGGCGACCGCGGAGGCGGTGGCCCGGGCCCGGGCGGGCGGCGGGCCGACGCTGCTGGAGTGTGCGGTGTACCGCTTCGACGCGCACCACACCTGGGAGCACGCGGCCCGGCCGGGCTACCGCTCGCCGGAGGAGGAGGCCGCGGGCCGGGCCCGGGACCCGCTGGAGGTGCAGGGGGCCCGGATCCCGGCCGCCGTCCGCGCCGCGATCGACGCGGAGCTCGACGAACTCCTCGACGCCGCGGTGGAGTTCGCGCGTGCGGCGCCGCACCCTGACCCGGCCTCGGCGCTGGCGTACCTGTACGCGACGGAGGTGGGCTGA
- a CDS encoding phytanoyl-CoA dioxygenase family protein, with product MPGGAELRFELTAEERELLPSATDVAFYAEHGWYLAPKLFTDAEVDALAAAAEGYYAGARSRELPVRPPRLAAWQPSDGPVQRHNDYVHYESDPIARILCKPLVGAVAALLAGVSEIRVFQSTLILKPAVAGEPSNVVPWHLDKHYWSTSSSERMLTAFVPFHDCDEEMGTLTVVDGSHRWREVGREDSVTRHFADRDRGDLERLLAVNAAHNGVEVRKVPLVIPKGHLSFHHCRTYHGSGPNLSGRPRRAVSFHLQDGANEYRRFPLSDGGAAVYNHDVLVRRLPDGRPDYADPEFCPVLWRSPEAGRDDC from the coding sequence GTGCCGGGCGGGGCCGAGCTGCGGTTCGAACTGACCGCCGAGGAGCGGGAGTTGCTGCCGAGCGCGACGGACGTGGCGTTCTACGCGGAGCACGGCTGGTACCTGGCGCCGAAGCTGTTCACGGACGCCGAGGTGGACGCGCTGGCGGCGGCCGCCGAGGGGTACTACGCGGGGGCGCGCAGCCGGGAGCTGCCGGTGCGGCCGCCGCGGCTGGCGGCCTGGCAGCCGTCGGACGGGCCGGTGCAGCGGCACAACGACTACGTGCACTACGAGAGCGACCCGATCGCGCGGATCCTGTGCAAGCCGCTGGTGGGGGCGGTGGCGGCGCTGCTGGCGGGGGTGTCGGAGATCCGGGTGTTCCAGTCGACGCTGATCCTGAAGCCGGCGGTGGCGGGCGAGCCGAGCAACGTGGTGCCCTGGCACCTCGACAAGCACTACTGGTCGACGTCGAGTTCGGAGCGGATGCTGACGGCGTTCGTGCCGTTCCACGACTGCGACGAGGAGATGGGCACGCTGACGGTGGTGGACGGCAGCCACCGCTGGCGGGAGGTGGGCCGGGAGGACTCGGTGACCCGGCACTTCGCGGACCGCGACCGGGGCGACCTGGAGCGGCTGCTGGCGGTGAACGCGGCGCACAACGGCGTCGAGGTGCGGAAGGTGCCGCTGGTGATCCCGAAGGGGCACCTGTCGTTCCACCACTGCCGCACGTACCACGGCTCGGGGCCGAACCTCAGCGGGCGGCCGCGCCGGGCGGTCTCCTTCCACCTCCAGGACGGGGCGAACGAGTACCGGCGCTTCCCGCTCTCGGACGGCGGCGCGGCGGTGTACAACCACGACGTGCTGGTGCGCCGGCTGCCGGACGGGCGGCCGGACTACGCGGACCCGGAGTTCTGCCCGGTGCTGTGGCGCTCTCCCGAGGCGGGCCGGGATGACTGCTGA
- the hppD gene encoding 4-hydroxyphenylpyruvate dioxygenase: MDFLDLDHVEFHVGDARQAAYVLSAGLGFRLLAQGGPETGLPGQRSLLLGQGGCRVLLTSGLEPGHPAAQYVARHGDGVAVLAFGTPDATAGYAAAVAGGARGVEPPREDGGVVTAVVSGFGDVVHRLVERRSGEFLPGLVAVPDGGVPDGGVPDPGLVRGIDHAAVCVPDGELDATVAYYREAFGFDVVFEEYIEVGGQGMFSRVVQSPSGGITLTLIQPDGAREPGQVDDFLAWHGGPGVQHLALSCPDVAAAVDAMAGRGLGFAPTPDAYYDTLAARPAERLRSRGILLDRDHWGELYQIFATSLHVRRTFFWELIERHGARTFGTANIPALYAAKERELAAVRTPAVAR; the protein is encoded by the coding sequence ATGGATTTCCTCGATCTCGACCACGTCGAGTTCCACGTGGGGGACGCACGCCAGGCGGCGTACGTGCTGTCCGCGGGGCTCGGGTTCCGCCTGCTGGCGCAGGGCGGTCCGGAGACCGGCCTGCCGGGGCAGCGCAGTCTGCTGCTGGGGCAGGGCGGCTGCCGGGTGCTGCTGACCTCGGGACTGGAGCCGGGGCACCCGGCGGCGCAGTACGTCGCCCGGCACGGGGACGGGGTGGCGGTGCTGGCGTTCGGCACGCCGGACGCGACGGCCGGGTACGCGGCGGCGGTGGCCGGCGGCGCGCGCGGGGTGGAACCGCCCCGGGAGGACGGCGGGGTGGTGACGGCGGTGGTCTCGGGGTTCGGCGACGTGGTGCACCGGCTGGTGGAGCGCCGAAGCGGAGAGTTCCTGCCGGGCCTGGTCGCGGTGCCGGACGGCGGGGTGCCGGACGGCGGGGTGCCGGACCCGGGCCTGGTCCGGGGGATCGACCACGCGGCGGTGTGCGTGCCGGACGGGGAGTTGGACGCCACGGTGGCGTACTACCGGGAGGCGTTCGGCTTCGACGTCGTGTTCGAGGAGTACATCGAGGTCGGCGGGCAGGGCATGTTCTCCCGGGTGGTGCAGAGCCCGTCGGGCGGGATCACCCTGACGCTGATCCAGCCGGACGGGGCACGCGAGCCGGGGCAGGTGGACGACTTCCTGGCCTGGCACGGCGGCCCGGGGGTGCAGCACCTGGCGCTGTCCTGCCCGGACGTCGCGGCGGCGGTGGACGCGATGGCGGGGCGCGGGCTGGGGTTCGCGCCGACGCCGGACGCCTACTACGACACGCTGGCGGCCCGTCCGGCGGAGCGGCTGCGCAGCCGCGGGATCCTGCTGGACCGGGACCACTGGGGCGAGCTGTACCAGATCTTCGCCACCTCGCTGCACGTGCGGCGGACGTTCTTCTGGGAGCTGATCGAGCGGCACGGCGCCCGCACCTTCGGCACCGCCAACATCCCGGCGCTGTACGCGGCCAAGGAGCGCGAGCTGGCGGCGGTCCGGACTCCGGCGGTGGCGCGGTGA